The genomic window GCGGGCGGTCAGCTCCTTGACCGCCTCGCCATCACCGTTCACCACGCTCTCGTACAGCTCTTCCTGCAGTGTCATCGTTGTTCTCCACAGTGTTTAGTCACGCTAGGGTGCCAGAGGCGATTGTACCAGAGGTCGACAGGCGCGGCAAACGCGTGCGGTTGGGTTGTTGTAGCGGTCGAAGGGCTCTGCGTTGCCGGGTTCCCTAGTGAGTTGTAGGGGCGGTTCGGGAACCGCCCTCACGCTTCGCTCTACAGTGGGACACGGACAGGCACGCCCGCCCGCAGGCCTGTGCTACGAATCAAGTACGGCCTGCTATTGTCGCAGAGCTTGGCGGCGCTGCGCAAAGGCGCCTTGGCGTTCGCCGTCCGGAGAGCCAGAGCCGCACGCTGTCCGGCGGCGTTGCCGACAAGTCGACGGTAGGGCGGTTCGCGAACCGCCCCTACAATTTGCTCTAGAGTGGTATCCGGACAGACTAACCCCGTCGCCCCGCCTTGACTGAGATGCGACTCCCGGGTAGACTGGCGCGACATCTCAACCACCAAGGAGCGCAAGATCATGGACGCAATGGAAGCAATCTTGACCCGTCGCAGCATCCGCCAGTTCACCAATCAGCCGGTACCGGAGCAGTTGGTCAAACACCTCCTCGAAGCGGCGATGTGCGCCCCGTCGGCGCGCAATCAGCAGGTGTGGCGGTTCCTCGTCATTCGCGACAAGGCCAAACTGGCCGAGCTGCAGCAGGTGCACCCCAATGTGCCCGCCAGTGGGGCGGCTCTGGCCGTGCTCGTCTGCGGCGACCTGGCGGCAGAGACGGCGCAGGGATTCTGGGTGCAGGACTGTGCTGCAGCCACACAGAACCTGCTGCTCGCGGCACACGCTTCGGGACTGGGAGCCATCTGGTCCGGCGTCTACCCGCGTGAGGAGCGCGTGGCCAACCTCAAGCGCCTGTTCGGGCTGCCGGAGAACATCGTGCCTCTGTCGGTGCTCGCCATCGGCTACCCGGCCGAGAGCAAGGGGCGCCAGGAGCGCTACGACTCAAAAAAGGTGCACTTTGACCGCTGGTGAGGCGGCGCGCGGCGCCCTGCACCGCCTGGCTCACCTGCTGCGCGACCGCAACGCGCTTCTGGTCACCGCTCTGGCGCTGGGCGTGATTCTGGGGCCCACAGCCGGCCGCCTGAGCTGGCTCAACCTGCCCGGCCTGGCGCTGGCCATGACCGTATCGCTCACCGGCATCGGCACAGCCGACCTCAGGCCGGTGCACAGGGTGCTGCGCGCAGTGGGCCTGGGGTTGCTGCTGACCTACCTGGTCAACGGCGGGGCGCTGCTGGTGCTGGGGCGCCTGCTGACCACCGACCCGCAGCTCTGGATCGGCCTGGTGCTGCTGGCAGCCACGCCGTCTGGCATCGCGGTGATTCCCTTCAGCTATGTTCTGGGCGGCGACGTCTCGCTGGCGCTGATCAGCACGCTGGGGGTCTATCTCACCGCGCTCGTGCTGATGCCGCTTTTGGCGGTGCTGCTCCTGGGCACGGCGGTCATCGAGCCGCTGCGGCTGATCACGGTGCTGGTACAGCTCGTGGTCGTGCCGTTGCTCCTGTCGCGGGTAATCAACGTTTCGCCGCTCAAGGAGCCGGTGAGCCGCTGGCGCGGCACGATCGTCAACTGGTCCTTCGCCCTGGTCATCCTGACCGTGATCGGCCTGAACCGCGACGCCGTGCTGCGTCAGCCGCTGGTGATGCTGACCCTGGCCCTGGTCGGCCTGGTCAGCACCTTTGGCCTCGGCTGGGTGCTGGAAAAGGTGCTCCGGTGGCGCCGGGTGAGC from Chloroflexi bacterium ADurb.Bin180 includes these protein-coding regions:
- a CDS encoding Sodium Bile acid symporter family protein; the protein is MTAGEAARGALHRLAHLLRDRNALLVTALALGVILGPTAGRLSWLNLPGLALAMTVSLTGIGTADLRPVHRVLRAVGLGLLLTYLVNGGALLVLGRLLTTDPQLWIGLVLLAATPSGIAVIPFSYVLGGDVSLALISTLGVYLTALVLMPLLAVLLLGTAVIEPLRLITVLVQLVVVPLLLSRVINVSPLKEPVSRWRGTIVNWSFALVILTVIGLNRDAVLRQPLVMLTLALVGLVSTFGLGWVLEKVLRWRRVSRPQMVSAILLGTIKNTSMTAATVLMLLGERASLGPAVVNVMTVIYLVYLGVHWAQTEAA
- the albA_4 gene encoding Albonoursin synthase; this translates as MDAMEAILTRRSIRQFTNQPVPEQLVKHLLEAAMCAPSARNQQVWRFLVIRDKAKLAELQQVHPNVPASGAALAVLVCGDLAAETAQGFWVQDCAAATQNLLLAAHASGLGAIWSGVYPREERVANLKRLFGLPENIVPLSVLAIGYPAESKGRQERYDSKKVHFDRW